The DNA sequence CTAGCTTGACATGCAACATGTATGAGTAGAGAATCTTAGGACCAACACCTTTGCATCTCAGCAGAGATCTATAATTATCAGAATCATTTCTAAGAACATGATCTCTAATTCTAGAGTAGCATTCTAAAGCCTGTGGAAGTTCTCTGAGTTGAAAACTTCTACCAATATTATCTAGAACTTCTCTAGGATCTCGAATTATTAAACTCATAGGATCCCGGTATATTCTGAGAATCTCTCTAACCCATCTCACCGTATTATTATGATAATCAGTATTCTTAGAGAGATAAATAGATGTGAATACTATGACGTCATCTAGAGGAGATACAGAGATCCCGTAGGAAGAATATGTTTCAGATAAAATCTCTATAATCTCTCTGAAAACCCCTCTCACATCACTGAATATCTGATCTATGTCAAGCCATAATCCTAGGAGATAGTCTGCATATTCAAGACAGAAACTATCATTGTGAGATACCTCGTATACTCTCCTACTAACCCTGATCCTAAGACCACTGCACACACCATAAATCTTAACAGCTTTATAATCTTCTATATCAAGCATTGGTAAAGCAAATGAAGGATAGAAGATCTCAGAGAGCTTTGGCGTGGTACTAGAATCCTTAGCATTCAAAGATTTCGAGATCAATCTCCTTAGATCCCTCACACCTCCTCCAATCTTTAACTATCGAATTAGAAGGTCTTCTATCTCGGCTTTATCATTTCTAGAGATACTTTAATACTGTGATCCTGATCTCTCCTAATCTCTCCGGCGAATCCTCTACCTCCAGATAATTTGTATCAAGACTCTCGATCTTAAAACCTTTCTTCTCAGCCTCTTTTACGAGGTTCTCTACAGGTGCTAGGGGGAGGTTTACACCTTTAACCCAATAGTGTATTGGTATCATGATTCTTGCTCTTAGAAGCTGGAAGACTTCTAAAGCCTCTACATAATCTATTGTGAAAACTCCTCCAATAGGTAATATGGCTATGTCAACTCTCTCGAATTTCTTCATAGTACTCTCATCCGGTATATGCCCTAGATCTCCTGCATGAAGTATTGAAACTCCTCCAGATGTTCTGATCACGTAAACAATGTTAGAACCCCTCCTCCTGCCACCTTCTTTATCATGGTAAGTTTTAACGCCTCTAACTCTGAAGGGAGGTATCTCGAAGTCTCCCTCCTTCATCTTAAATATCTTCGTATCATCTCTAGACACAACCCTGTGAGCATTATGATCAAAATGATCATGGGTTATAAGAACGTAATCAGCCTTAACCTCAGGTCTTTTAATTCCTATAGATCCTCCATCATGAGGATCTATAATCAGAGTCTTACCATAAGCATGAACACCTATGCATGCATGACCATACCATTGGATTTTTATAGAACTACTCATAGTATTACACCTCAGTGTTAGAATACCTAGGAAGGTTATTAAGTATCATAGAGTGTTTTTAGATTTTATGCCTCACATCTCTCTGAGATCTCAGATCATAGATCTAGAGAGATATTCTGCTTCAAGAATAAGAGATCAGATCCTGTCTAACATCTCTCTAATTCTTCTCACACCTTCTCTAATCCTATCTAGAGATTCCGTAGCAAAGCTGAGTCTTATACTTCCTCTAGAGCTTTCGCCGAAGAATTCTCCGGGAACAACTGCTACGGAGGCTTCTAATAAGAGTTTTTCAGCTAATTGAATACTCTCTAGATTGCGTTCTCTAAGTCTTTCCTTTAGATCCAGAAGTACGAACATAGATCCTCCTGGTCTAAGAAATCTAGCTTCCCTGATCTTTGAAAGTTCTTCAACCATCACATCTCTTCTCTCCATAAGAACTCTTCTCATAAACTCAATATGCCTCCTCCTAAGATCCCTATCTCTAAGATATCTCAGAACCAGGTACTGAGCTACGGTAGAAGGATGGTATGTAGAAATCTCAGAGATCAGGCTAATCCTCTTAATAATGCTTTTAGGACCATAGACATATCCAAGCCTCCACCCAGGTATCCCAGGATCCTTGCTAAAAGCATTTAGAGATATAACATTCTCTGGAGCTAGTTTATATAGGTATATATGCTCACCTTCATAGACAAGTGTTTTATAAGGCTCGTCATAGATTATCCATATATCATTGTCAACAGCTATCTCAACTAATGCTCTCGCTATATTCCAGTCTATAACCCTTCCAGTTGGATTATCAGGGCTTACAAGTATGATTGCTTTGGTTCTTCCTCTCACAATACTCTCATTAATTAGATCTACATCAGGTTGAAATCCTCTATCTATAGATGTAGGAGCATATCTAATCCTCGCTCTGTTAAAGGTGATCACATTCTTATATCCGAAGAATGTAGGATCTATAAGTATAACTTCATCACCTTCCTCTAGAACAGCTGTAAGTGATGAGAATATAGCTCCTTGACCTCCCGAGGTTATAACGATCTGGTCGGAATCTATCTCCAGTCCTCCGAGTTCTCTGAGATCATCTGCAATAGCTTCTCTAAGATCTAAAAACCCTGCCGAGGGTCCGTAAGAATATAGTTTCGTAGAATCTTCTTTAAGAGCTTGAGAAAGCCATTCTCTAATCTCTCTGGGAGGCGGGATACCTGGTTCTCCGGCTGAGAACATGATCAGATCTCTACCTTCTTTTCTCATATTCTCAGCAATTCTATTGATAATACGTGTAGGACTTTCGATCAGAAGATCCGAAGATTTGTTGTAGGAGGGCATATGACTTCCTGAAGAGATTCTTGTAGGAGACTTATAAGAGCTTATAAATTAGATCATGATGAGAATATAGTTAGCAAAGCCGCGTTTATCAGGATTATTACTATTGAGAAGATGAGAGCTAGTGCTGAGACAATCCTTGAATTTCTCAGAGAACCCATTAATCTGTGAGATGATGTTATAAGTGTTAGTGGGAGTAGAACCAGGGGAAGATATATTGATAGAACCACCTGAGTGTATACTAGAAGCTCTATCACGTTAAATCCTATTAGAATAGCTATTGTAAATGGTATCAGATTGATAATTCTAATCATAAACCTCACACGCCACATACTCATGTGCTTCGAGAAGAAACTCTCGAAGATGTTAACCCCAACCTGAATACTTACCAGCGATGATGAAAGTCCTGAAGCTAGTAGAGCTATGCCGAAAACATATGAAGCTAGAGCTCCGTAGAGAGGTTTTAATATATAGTACGCGGTCTCTGCATCAACATCATGCATTCCATGTATGTAGAATGCGTAGTAGCTTAGAACCTGTAGTGCTGCATTAAGTAGAGAAGCTATGCTAAGGTAGAGGAGTGTATCTTTTAAATGCTTTCTCAAAGCTCTGCTAGGATCTTCCTGTGTTCTCCATTCATCTCGCGAGAGGTATGAATGAAGTAGTAGTGCGTGAGGCATTATAGTTGCTCCTATTATAGCTGTTGCATATATCGAGATCTCACCTGATAATGAGGATATGGTTATGCTACTTCTAATGACCTCGATAAAATCCACCCCTACTATGTGAAGCTCGTAGAGAAGGCTGAAGCCTACTACACCTACTAATACTGCTATGATCTCATGCAGTCTACCAGCTCTTTCGAGGGCTATGAAAAGTACTATTATATCTAGAAATGCTATGGGAAGAGCTATTTCAAGAGGAATGTTGAGAAGGAGAGCTATACCTACTACCATTCCCGTAAGCTCAGCCATGTCTGTAGCGAGGATCATTATGAATGTGGATGTGAAGTAGAGTATCTTTAAAGGCTTGCTAAGGATCCCTAAACCTTCTATTCGTAGCATCATTTCTTCAAAAACGCTATAGCCTCTTGCTAGACCTAGCTTTCCTGAGAGGTATTGAAATAGAATAGCTAGAAACCCGCTAAGCCATACAACCCAGAGAAGGCTCATACCGAATTTAGCGCCTGCAGAGATGTTGCTCCCGAAATTACCCGGATCTATATAGGCTACGCTGACTATCACTGCAGGTCCTAGAAGAGCTCTTATACTTCTAAGCTTTCTCACACCTACTGCTCTTCCATTCAATTCAAAGTTAGTATCTTAGAAAGCTTAAAAAGAAAGTAATTAGATAAGAGAAGATCCTAGAAATAGCTGTAGGGCATCTCTAGGTATGCATAGAAGTTCTCAGAGATTGAAAGCATCTATGGAAACACCCTTGAAGAGCCCAGGAATTTTTATAGGAGAGAGATGATTATAGAAGGAGGTGTTAATAAAATCAGGATATGCTCCTCATCAAGGGCTGCAGGAATTTATAATATGAAAAGAGATGAGGAAGAATCTCATGTATCTAGGTTAGAGTATGAGAAGAATCTGTCACCTATTAAAGATGATTCCGGTGACCTGGATTTCCGTGACTGATCTCATAATAATCCTAGATCTAATAGTTCTCGTAGTAGCCTTATATCTTCTCATGCCTATGCTCTTTGGAGCGGCTTACTATCCTTCATCAAGAGATCTCAAGGATCTCTTGAGAGAAGTGCTTCAGAAGCACTTCAGAGATAGAAGTACTGTGAAGATTATTGATCTTGGAAGTGGTTTTGGGAGGGTATGTTTCTGGGCTTGTGAGATAGATCCGAGGGTTGTATGTAGAGGTGTAGATATAGATCCTATTAAAGTTTTATGGAGTAATTTTATGAGCAGATTAAAAGGACTTGAGAAGAGAGCTAGTTTTAAGAGAGGCAATATATTCAATGAAGATCTGGGAGAATATGATCTGATATACATGTTCCTCTGGAGCTCAACTGTTGAGAAGCTAGAGAGAAAGATATTAAGAGAGGCTAAGAAAGGATCTGTAGTGATATCTTTAGAGCATCCTCTCAAAGTACTTAAAGCGAGTAAGTGGAAGAAGTATTACATAGCCTATGTAGAATGATCATTTCTCGACCTCAAGATATGTTCTAGAGATCTAGAGAGGATCTAAGGATCCTCCATGCTTCCCCTACTATACTCCTATCCTTATCACTCCATTTTATCACTTCCTCAGCCTGAAATATGTCTAAGAGCTCCTCCTCTCTAACCCCAGCTAGCTCTCCTACTAAGGCGTAGACTGTGAGATATGATGATGCAGCTGTTATTCTTCTCACCTTATTATAAAGATCTCTTTCCAGAACCTTGTATAAGTATCTACTACTCAAAGGAGTTCTAGAAAGATCTCTAGGTATTTTCCCACGGATCTCTCCTCTTATAAGTTTTATAACCAGGCTTACATCAACACCCTGTGTAAAAGATCTAGTAGCATACCAGGAGATTAGATGCTCTCTATAGATCTCTTCAGCTTTTCTAGCGTGATTCTCATCTGAAATGATATAACCTGCTAGAACTGCTGAAAGTGCTGTGCTGACAAGATCTTCTGTAGAGAGGGTGTTCATAGAATCTCTATCTGTATGATAATACCTGCTAGGCCACTCATTAAGCATGAAATTTTCAACACCCCACACAGATGCTAGATCGTGATCGCTTCCTGCCGAGTATGGTGCTATATCGTATCTTATAGAAGGCGTTGGAACTCCCGTGAATGATTGTATAGTGTCTAATGCTGTTCTTAATCCTATGTAGCCTGCTGATGCTGTTCTAAGTCCTAGGATTAGAGGCGGGTTTACAAGTGTTAGAACAGATCCCGTGGCATATTGATTGGATCCTATCATATCCAGATTTATAATATGCTCGATAGAATCTCCTAAAATCTCGCCCAGATAAGCTGTGCCGGTATGCTCAGGAACCCATGCACTGCACATCTCTATGTTTCTAAGAATCGATGATTCTCTAGAGAGCAATGCTATCAAATAATTTCCAGCCGATCCACTGGCATTATCATGGGCTCCTGGCATGGGATGGCATATATGACTTATATAAAGGATCTTCTCACTCCCGCTACATGTATGAAGTATTGGGAGAGAACCTGATGTATGGTACTCGGTCTTGCTACTCCAGCAGACTTTAACTCTTCTATCTCTAGCTAGAGCATCTATCACTCTAGAAGCTTTTGAATAAGGTATGTTCATTACAACTCTGTCTTTCTTCAGATCTCTACTTCTCAGAAATAATCCTGTGTATGGTACTGCATCAGGATGCCTAGCTGGGTTGTAATGTATTATCAGCCTAGAGTCATATCTATCATAAGCTTCATAAGGTGTTAGATCTGTTATGATAGCCTCGCCGGAACAGGAATCATCTCTACAGAATCTTAGCTCGCTACAACCTTCACCAGATCCTGTGTGTGCTGAGAGTAGTGTAGGACTTCTCCTCAGATCAAGGTCTAGGAGAAGTTCTTCTTCAACCCAGATCCTCAGCTCTCCACTTTGAGCATCCCATCCTACTGGTGTTTCTATGAATCCTCTCGAGCTATCTAGAGGTGCTTCATATATCTTGCTTTCAATACCGTGAGACCTGAGAGCTTCTCTTAAATCTTCTATGGCATATCTCAATCCTTTAGAGCCCTGGATCCTGTGGTGCGAGGTTATTCTGCTGATTACTATCTCGATATCATAGGATGATATCATCTTTCTCAGATCTCTATAAAGATCCTTGAGATTCAATAGAGTACGCCTTCTAAATATCTCTTGTAGATTTTATATTTCTACCTCTTCCTAGCAGTTCTCCTAGAAATCCTGATATGCTTTCTAGACCTAGCATAGTATCTTCCCAGGAGAAATACTGAAACCGATAGAGCTAGTAATATAGCTGAGAAAATACCTATATTGTCGTACGGGTAGATCTCTGAGATACCATTCTGATATCTGGTCCTGATCAAGCCTAGGTCTAGTAGTATGTAAGCGGAGTAAGATATTAGATCTTTTGCATAAGTCTTAAAAATATGAGGATTATCAGAATCAGAGATACATGATCCCAGCTGTATAGTGCTACGAGTATTTCTAGTAATCATAATGAGATAAGCTTCTCCCCATCTCGAGCCTGTATAGCATTCTACCGTGATCTCGGAAATCTTCTCCACAATTATATAGNNNNNNNNNNNNNNNNNNNNNNNNNNNNNNNNNNNNNNNNNNNNNNNNNNNNNNNNNNNNNNNNNNNNNNNNNNNNNNNNNNNNNNNNNNNNNNNNNNNNNNNNNNNNNNNNNNNNNNNNNNNNNNNNNNNNNNNNCAACCATATCAAGATATTAGAATAGACAATATAACACTAGAAACTCTGATAATATTAACATCGGCAAACTCTCAAGCCGGTGTATTAAATGGATGTATGGCGATAGTTGATATATATGTTAAATATGTGGAGTATAGATATGCATATCTAAACTTTCTCGCATTTATACTGGTAATATCAGGATCTATAATGATCTTTAGACATTTAATAGAGAATCTAAGAAGATTAGCAAGAGAGCAGGTATACCAGAACTAGGATTCTTCCGTGAGATAATATAGAGAAGGGGGGAAAGAAGATCATTGTTTTGTTAAAAAGAGTTTAGAACTACTTCTTATATATTGTCGAGTATGTTAGAAGCATTGGAGGTCCTACTAGAATTCCCTCAACATTCTTCTGAGCAACTATTATTAGATAGCCTTGGAATAAGGGTATGTAGGGAGCTTCATCTGCTAATATTCTCTGAACCTGCTCGTAGATGCTTGCTCTCTGGCTTTGATCTGCTATGCTCTGAGCTTCTTCCAGAAGCCTGTCTACGGTAGGATTCGCATATCCTGTTCCAGTCCACTTATTGGCATCAGATTTTAGAAATGGTGTGAGATAATCATCAGGATCTATATAGTCAGGATACCATCCTAATAGCGAGACCATCATCTGACCATTTCTAAGCTGACTCACATAAGTAGCCCACTCGCTACTTCTAATAGTCACCTCAATAAGCCCTGTAGCCTCGAGCTGGCTCTTAATAAGCTGAGCTACATCGGCTTCAGTATCTCCATAATGTGTTGGAGTGTACCAGAGCTCGATCTTCAGTTTATTAGATTCGTTATATCCTGCTCTCATCAGATACTCTCTTGCAAGAGTTAGATTAGGTCCTACACCGTATAGCTCTTTAAATGAATCTATATGACTCCACATGCCATTGGGAACCATACTGTATAGAGGTTGCATAGTTCCCATAAACACTTTCTCGATGATCTCAGTTCTATTGATAGCAGCTGCTATAGCTTTTCTAACGAGAACATCATTCGTAGGATTCATTTTAACATTTATGACTAGATATCTTATGAAGCCTCCAGGAGCTTCAATAACATTATACTTCCCGCTCTTGATTAGATCCACGTAGTCTGTAGGTCTGAGAGTTCTCCAAGCTATATCAACCTCACCTCTCTCTAGAGCTAGTCTGAGCGATGAAGCATCTCTATAGAATTTAATGATAATAGTTTGAGTCTTAGGCTTCTCACCATAGTAATATGGATTAGCCTCGAGAACAATATATTCATCTCTCTTGAAATCCTTTATACAGTAAGCACCAGCACCACCCCACGTAGCATCACTAGATATATTCGTGAACGGATAGTTTGGATTTACAGGGAAGTAAGGCGGTGTTGCTACCAATGATAAGAAGTAGCTTGCAGGTGTTTTTAGTTTGAATTCTACTGTGTAGTTATCCAGAGCTTTTACATCGTCTACGAAGTCTGTCACAAGCCATGAAGGATCTCCCTTAATATACATAACTCTCTTAATACTCCAAACAACATTCTGAGCAGTCACAGGAGTTCCATCACAGAACCTAACATTATCTCTGAGATGGAAAATCCATGTATATCCATTATCTCTGATCTCATAACTCGTTGCAATACCTGGAATAAGGTCTGCAGTGCCTGGCTTGTATTTATATAAGCCTTCCATGATGTTTGAGAGAACCTCCCAAGTGAAGAAGTCGTATGCATTAGCAGGATCTAGATCTGTGACCTTATCAGTGACACCTATTACAATCTGGCTAGGTGGAGATGGTCTAGGTGTGAAGAAGAGGAATAGACCTGCTACCAATACTATGATAACGATCAAAGCTACTATGATCAGTATACTTCTTCGAAGCATATGCAACCCTCGATACTCAATTCAGTTTTAAGTATATATGCTTTTTTCCCCTTCTCTGCAATTCTTATATTGTCGGTGCATTAGATGAGTTTAGCAAGGTATATACTATATAGATCTCTACTCATAATTCCTACAATACTTATACTATACACTATAGTTTTTATAGTGCTTAGAATACTTCCCGGAGACCCTGTGCTGGCAGTGCTTGGAACGAAAAATATACCGCCAGAACAGCTTGAGAGTATTAGAAGAAGTCTGGGTCTTGACAAGCCTCTCTATGTTCAGTATTTCGAGTATCTATATAGATTTATCAGAGGTGATATGGGTACCTCACTTATAATCCAAGGAAGACCTATAGCATTGGATATAGCTGAAAGACTTCCAGCAACCATAGAACTATCTATAGCATCGATATTAGTAGCTCTTCTAATAGGTGTTTCCATAGGTATTGTCTCTGGTAGAAGTAGTAGTACTCTTGTAAGCGCATTCTCAAGAATATTCGGTTCATTCACCTACGCCATATTCATACCATGGTTTGGAATGCTTCTTCAGATAGTATTCGGAATATGGCTGGGAGTGCTACCTGTAGACGGGAGAACTTCTCCAGGTGTTATAATCAGAGGACCTACAGGTCTCTACATAATAGACTCTATAATAAATAGAGATCCTTACGCTCTAGTAGATTCTATAAGACATATAATACTCCCATCAATTACTCTAGGAGTTGTTCTCAGCGGTCCTTATATGAGGCTTGTGAGAAATAACATGAGATCTATGCTGAATTCTAAGATAGTTCTAGCATACAGATCTAGAGGTATTAGCGAGAGTAGGATTAGCAGACATGTGTTCAGGCATGTCATGATACCTGTGGTCACATACAGCGGATTGCAATTCGCATTACTTCTAGGAGGTGCTGTGCTTACTGAAACAACATTCAACTGGCCTGGGATAGGTACTTATCTCGTTGATAAGGTTTTCTACAGAGACTATCCAGCTATACAAGCTGTTGTTATCGTATTTGCTTTCTTCGTAGGAGTTATAAGTCTTGTAGTTGATATACTATACTCACTCATAGATCCTAGGATCAGATATTGAGGTGAGCTTCTTGAGAGTAAATATAAGATCTCTCATTAGAGATCTTATGAATCCATATATAATCTCTGGTTTGATCATAGTGTTATTCGTGGTATTCCTAGCATTATTCTCAGAACTAATAGCACCTTACGACCCCACAAGACCCGCAGGACCTCCGCTAGCACCTCCATCCTGGAGTCATATAATGGGCACGGATAATCTAGGATATGATGTGTGGAGCAGAATCGTCTACGGCTCTAGAACTATTCTAATGGTGGTATCCTTATCTCTTCTCATAAGCTCATCCGTGGGAATAGTACTAGGTCTGATAAGCGGCTATACAGGAGGTTTGATAGATAGAATTCTATCCTTCACAATGGATGCTATATACGCGTTTCCAAGCCTCATACTAGCTATAGCACTTGCAGTAGCACTAGGACCAGGTCCTCTGAATGCTGCGATAGCTATTGCCGTGGTTTACATACCATCATATTTTAGAATGATAAGAGGTCAGGTTCTAAGTATTAAAAACGAAGCATTTATAGAGATAGCAAAAGTGCTTGGAATACCTGTTCACAGGATTCTCTTAAGACATATACTACCTCATCTCACACCCACTATCATGGTTGTATTCAGCATGAATAGTGCTGATGCTGTTCTCACAGAAGCTTCTCTAAGCTTTCTAGGACTCTCTGTTCAGCCACCCACACCAGATTGGGGTTATGATCTTTATAAGGGGAGAGGCTTCATATTATCAGGCTACTGGTGGCTTACCTTCTTCCCAGGTCTCATGATAACGCTACTAGCTCTTGGCATGGCTATGATCAGTGAGGGGGTGTCTGATCTCTATGAGAGAAGAAGAAGCTGAACCAGTACTTCTAGTAAGAGATCTTACCGTACACTACTTTACTTTAAGAGGTGTTGTAAGAGCTGTTGATAGAGTATCTCTAGACGTGTACCCGGGAGAGCTTCTAGCTATCGTTGGTGAGAGTGGTTCTGGTAAATCCACTCTAGGACTTGCTCTTATGAGACTTATACCTCCTCCTGGTAAGATTGTTAGCGGGAGTGTAGTTCTAGATGGAGTAGATCTGATGAAGCTAGATGAGGAGAGTATGAGAAGATTTAGAGGTTCTAAGATCTCTATAGTCTTCCAGGATCCTTTTACAACAATAGATCCTCTGAGAAGAGTTCTAGATCAATTCGTAGAATTCCTAGTGGAACACGGCATAGATAGTGAGAGAGCGAGAGAAAGAGCTGTAGAGTATCTTACCAGAGTAGGTTTGAGCAAGATTCATATAAACTCATACCCTCATCAGCTGAGCGGAGGTCAGAAACAGCGGGTGGCAATTGCAATGGCTTTATCTCTCAACCCTCTAGTTGTGATCGCTGACGAGCCTACAACAGCTCTAGATGTTGTTTCTCAGAGACAGGTTCTAGATCTCATAGACGAGCTCAGAAAAGAGTTTAGAACCTCATTTATACTAATAACCCATGATATCTCCATAGCTATCGAGAGAGCTGATAGAATAGGAGTCATGTACGCTGGACAGCTGATTGAGATAGGAGATAAGAAGAGTATTGTAGAAAAACCTCTCCACCCATATACTCAGGGTCTTATAGCCTCAATACCCAGACCTGATCTAAGAGAGATACCGAAGTCTATACCAGGATATCCTCCGGATCTCACTAATCCTCCTAGAGGGTGTAGATTTCATCCTAGATGTCCTTTTGCCATGGATGTATGCAGAATCAGAGAACCTGATGAGAGGATTGTAGATAGAGGTCGTATTGTAAAATGCTTTCTATATGGTGAGGATATTGGGAGAAATGGTTTCTCTAGATAGAGTTAGAATGTACTTTGTGCTAGGACCTCTGGGACGTAGGAAGATCATAAGAGCTGTAGATGGTGTGTCAATAGAATTCAAAGAAGGTGAGATACATGGAGTTGTTGGCGAGAGCGGTTCTGGCAAGTCTACTCTGGGGAGGGTTGCCATAAGAATCTATAGACCTACATCTGGGAGGGTATTCTTCATGGGTAGAGATATAACAAACGAGCCTGAGAGAAGATTAAGAGGTTTAAGAAGATTCATGCAGCTAATACCTCAAGATCCTTATTCGAGTTTTAACACTTTCTACACCGTGGGAGAATCTATTAAAGAAGCTCTTCTAACTCATGAGAATATATCTGATGAAGAGGCTAGAGAAAGGGTTCTTGAAATGCTTGAGAGAGTAGGTCTCATGCCTTCTTCTGTTTTCTATGAGAGAAGACCTACACAACTCAGTGGTGGGCAGCTTCAGAGAGCTGCTATAGCTAGAGCTATGATTCTTAATCCCAAGTTTATTGTTGCTGATGAACCTACATCGAATCTTGATCTTTCTATAAGAGCTTCTATCTTAGAACTTCTTCTATCTTTCAAGGAGAAACTGAATCAGTCGATCATGTTCATAACACATGATATAGTACTGGCAGGTCTTATAAGTAATAGAATTAGCGTAATGTATTTAGGACAGGTGGTAGAACAAGCTGAGACAAAAAGAATATTAGAAGATCCTCAGCATCCCTACACCATAGCACTCATATCATCAATACCACTCATGAGAACATTTACAAGGATAAGAGAAATAGAACTAAGAGGAGAGATACCAGATCCTTCTAATCCTCCAAAAGGTTGCAGACTCTGGCCTCGATGTCCTCTAGCTATGGATATATGTAGAGAGAAAGAACCTCCAGAGATCGAGATATCTAAAGGACATATAGTAAGATGCTGGCTGCATGCTGAGAAGTAGATTCGCATCTTATATTTTAAGGATCTTTTTAAGAGATTTTTAAACCACGCCATGATTCTTTAGGCTGATATTTTATATAGAGCCTCTAAAATACTATCGTGGTGTGCTATCTTGAAATGCCCCGATGTAGGGGATCTAGCTCCTGATTTCGAGTTACAAGATCAGGATGGAAGAATCTTTAGACTTTCAGATCTCAGAGGATCTATAGTAGTACTCTATTTCTATCCTAAGGCAATGACTAGAGGATGTACTATTGAGGCTGTAGGGTTTAGAGATCACTATGAAAGTATAAGATCCTTAGG is a window from the Sulfolobales archaeon genome containing:
- a CDS encoding MBL fold metallo-hydrolase: MSSSIKIQWYGHACIGVHAYGKTLIIDPHDGGSIGIKRPEVKADYVLITHDHFDHNAHRVVSRDDTKIFKMKEGDFEIPPFRVRGVKTYHDKEGGRRRGSNIVYVIRTSGGVSILHAGDLGHIPDESTMKKFERVDIAILPIGGVFTIDYVEALEVFQLLRARIMIPIHYWVKGVNLPLAPVENLVKEAEKKGFKIESLDTNYLEVEDSPERLGEIRITVLKYL
- a CDS encoding aminotransferase class I/II-fold pyridoxal phosphate-dependent enzyme translates to MPSYNKSSDLLIESPTRIINRIAENMRKEGRDLIMFSAGEPGIPPPREIREWLSQALKEDSTKLYSYGPSAGFLDLREAIADDLRELGGLEIDSDQIVITSGGQGAIFSSLTAVLEEGDEVILIDPTFFGYKNVITFNRARIRYAPTSIDRGFQPDVDLINESIVRGRTKAIILVSPDNPTGRVIDWNIARALVEIAVDNDIWIIYDEPYKTLVYEGEHIYLYKLAPENVISLNAFSKDPGIPGWRLGYVYGPKSIIKRISLISEISTYHPSTVAQYLVLRYLRDRDLRRRHIEFMRRVLMERRDVMVEELSKIREARFLRPGGSMFVLLDLKERLRERNLESIQLAEKLLLEASVAVVPGEFFGESSRGSIRLSFATESLDRIREGVRRIREMLDRI
- a CDS encoding Nramp family divalent metal transporter, whose product is MNGRAVGVRKLRSIRALLGPAVIVSVAYIDPGNFGSNISAGAKFGMSLLWVVWLSGFLAILFQYLSGKLGLARGYSVFEEMMLRIEGLGILSKPLKILYFTSTFIMILATDMAELTGMVVGIALLLNIPLEIALPIAFLDIIVLFIALERAGRLHEIIAVLVGVVGFSLLYELHIVGVDFIEVIRSSITISSLSGEISIYATAIIGATIMPHALLLHSYLSRDEWRTQEDPSRALRKHLKDTLLYLSIASLLNAALQVLSYYAFYIHGMHDVDAETAYYILKPLYGALASYVFGIALLASGLSSSLVSIQVGVNIFESFFSKHMSMWRVRFMIRIINLIPFTIAILIGFNVIELLVYTQVVLSIYLPLVLLPLTLITSSHRLMGSLRNSRIVSALALIFSIVIILINAALLTIFSS
- a CDS encoding methyltransferase domain-containing protein; the protein is MTDLIIILDLIVLVVALYLLMPMLFGAAYYPSSRDLKDLLREVLQKHFRDRSTVKIIDLGSGFGRVCFWACEIDPRVVCRGVDIDPIKVLWSNFMSRLKGLEKRASFKRGNIFNEDLGEYDLIYMFLWSSTVEKLERKILREAKKGSVVISLEHPLKVLKASKWKKYYIAYVE
- a CDS encoding ABC transporter substrate-binding protein, which codes for MLRRSILIIVALIVIIVLVAGLFLFFTPRPSPPSQIVIGVTDKVTDLDPANAYDFFTWEVLSNIMEGLYKYKPGTADLIPGIATSYEIRDNGYTWIFHLRDNVRFCDGTPVTAQNVVWSIKRVMYIKGDPSWLVTDFVDDVKALDNYTVEFKLKTPASYFLSLVATPPYFPVNPNYPFTNISSDATWGGAGAYCIKDFKRDEYIVLEANPYYYGEKPKTQTIIIKFYRDASSLRLALERGEVDIAWRTLRPTDYVDLIKSGKYNVIEAPGGFIRYLVINVKMNPTNDVLVRKAIAAAINRTEIIEKVFMGTMQPLYSMVPNGMWSHIDSFKELYGVGPNLTLAREYLMRAGYNESNKLKIELWYTPTHYGDTEADVAQLIKSQLEATGLIEVTIRSSEWATYVSQLRNGQMMVSLLGWYPDYIDPDDYLTPFLKSDANKWTGTGYANPTVDRLLEEAQSIADQSQRASIYEQVQRILADEAPYIPLFQGYLIIVAQKNVEGILVGPPMLLTYSTIYKK
- a CDS encoding ABC transporter permease, which encodes MSLARYILYRSLLIIPTILILYTIVFIVLRILPGDPVLAVLGTKNIPPEQLESIRRSLGLDKPLYVQYFEYLYRFIRGDMGTSLIIQGRPIALDIAERLPATIELSIASILVALLIGVSIGIVSGRSSSTLVSAFSRIFGSFTYAIFIPWFGMLLQIVFGIWLGVLPVDGRTSPGVIIRGPTGLYIIDSIINRDPYALVDSIRHIILPSITLGVVLSGPYMRLVRNNMRSMLNSKIVLAYRSRGISESRISRHVFRHVMIPVVTYSGLQFALLLGGAVLTETTFNWPGIGTYLVDKVFYRDYPAIQAVVIVFAFFVGVISLVVDILYSLIDPRIRY
- a CDS encoding ABC transporter permease, with translation MRVNIRSLIRDLMNPYIISGLIIVLFVVFLALFSELIAPYDPTRPAGPPLAPPSWSHIMGTDNLGYDVWSRIVYGSRTILMVVSLSLLISSSVGIVLGLISGYTGGLIDRILSFTMDAIYAFPSLILAIALAVALGPGPLNAAIAIAVVYIPSYFRMIRGQVLSIKNEAFIEIAKVLGIPVHRILLRHILPHLTPTIMVVFSMNSADAVLTEASLSFLGLSVQPPTPDWGYDLYKGRGFILSGYWWLTFFPGLMITLLALGMAMISEGVSDLYERRRS